In Leptospira harrisiae, a genomic segment contains:
- a CDS encoding efflux RND transporter periplasmic adaptor subunit, producing MKTEFNFKNIRSLSILVLVGSLAYFGYTKFFGSGKKTEAITEDKSKFIISQEIQKNHPFSVVYLEEKALEEELQLPGTVSYDMNSVAKVGSRVSGRIVQVFVKEGEHVKKSTALASIQSVELGTTEANYLKARARLEALKVQADRAKDLYERKVTSAKEYEMSLMDYKSVKAEMETSRNALENLGLNEIEIANLEAGKYNSKNLYIRTPISGTVTEREAIIGQAVNARDNLFTVADLSVLWINLEVYEKDLASIRMGNEAKVIPIGSKDDSLKAVVSHVGDVIDPIKKTAEIRLEVRNSKGRLRPGQSVTATVVGAMVESSVNKAKVIPADCIHKIEGENFVFVRNSDGSFSAKKIGIGKTYDHWVEITNGVESGEAIVEEGSFVLKSEYLKL from the coding sequence ATGAAAACAGAATTTAATTTTAAAAATATTCGTTCATTGAGTATACTTGTACTCGTTGGAAGTTTGGCATACTTTGGTTATACAAAGTTTTTTGGTTCAGGTAAAAAAACAGAAGCCATAACTGAAGACAAATCAAAGTTCATTATCTCTCAAGAAATTCAGAAGAACCACCCGTTTTCAGTTGTATATCTAGAAGAAAAAGCCTTGGAAGAAGAGCTTCAACTTCCTGGAACTGTATCTTATGATATGAATAGTGTTGCTAAAGTTGGTTCGCGTGTTAGCGGACGAATTGTACAGGTTTTTGTGAAAGAAGGTGAACATGTGAAAAAAAGCACAGCACTTGCTTCTATCCAATCTGTAGAACTTGGGACTACCGAAGCAAATTATTTGAAAGCTAGAGCGAGACTCGAAGCTTTAAAAGTGCAGGCAGATAGAGCAAAAGATTTATATGAAAGAAAAGTAACTTCTGCGAAAGAATATGAAATGTCATTAATGGATTATAAATCGGTCAAAGCAGAGATGGAAACATCTCGAAACGCACTAGAAAATCTTGGCCTCAATGAAATAGAAATCGCTAACTTAGAAGCCGGGAAATATAATTCTAAAAACTTATACATCAGAACACCCATTTCTGGAACTGTTACAGAAAGAGAAGCTATCATTGGTCAGGCGGTCAATGCTCGTGATAATCTTTTTACTGTAGCAGATTTAAGTGTTTTGTGGATCAACTTAGAAGTTTATGAAAAAGATTTGGCGTCCATTCGAATGGGAAACGAGGCAAAAGTGATTCCGATTGGTTCTAAAGATGATTCTTTAAAAGCAGTGGTTTCTCACGTTGGGGATGTGATTGATCCTATTAAAAAAACGGCAGAGATTCGGTTGGAAGTGAGAAACTCAAAAGGAAGGTTACGTCCCGGTCAAAGTGTAACCGCCACCGTTGTGGGTGCAATGGTTGAATCATCAGTAAACAAAGCAAAGGTGATTCCTGCAGATTGTATTCATAAAATTGAGGGTGAAAATTTTGTTTTTGTTCGTAACAGTGATGGATCTTTTTCTGCCAAAAAAATTGGAATTGGTAAAACTTATGACCATTGGGTAGAAATCACAAACGGTGTGGAATCGGGTGAAGCAATTGTAGAAGAGGGAAGTTTTGTATTGAAAAGTGAATATTTAAAATTATAA
- the recJ gene encoding single-stranded-DNA-specific exonuclease RecJ: MHHVTKVHFGPLLSEVRTKVDSKRPLLRYLVDKREGLRNIHPKELLTSDFSCLHSPFSLPDLSTAVELILSFVKEGKKILLYGDRDSDGVSSTCLLAFFLKSHPAFSSINLEVMVSSESDPYGLCKEALVKIKKVKPDLLITLDFGSSQADEIEELTNTGIKVIVLDHHEVPVRIPTNCALVNPRRTDSVYPEKKICTAVLSFKLVTAILFRLSDEFGKIYRKIELEEETGKKESIYFQNGIRLQEKMTTSLSLDDTSIFPYPEDFTTAIPVDLERKLFFYQCSKIPDFFTGMEEETDLAGIGTITDMMPLIGENRHFVKLALNSLTKLYVGDKKRKGLSELLKELKLSPQGVTTKDLGWSIGPVLNSAGRMGKTEEAVSLLLSETSLEAKTKAKQLLSINEERKERTKRNMDRVERYFQRKPERTAHEVVFCYEPDMEPGVSGIVATRMVDTYKKPAIFLAPDNGDARGSIRSYGPENVLELLESLSDHFLHFGGHPEAGGFSIKIDQIPAFESALYQAAKAWLSVDKDKPKVHSIETDFTVLTEEIGERLLKEWKDLEPFGQGNPDIKLAIKNAKAIHLTPLSGGKHVRFHLIGSGSLKYMIWNKGEEFQKFMSEHGSFDLVGSLEENFYQGRTTLQFIVEWFGITAENPAVSN; encoded by the coding sequence TTGCATCATGTAACCAAGGTTCACTTCGGACCTTTACTTTCCGAAGTAAGAACCAAAGTGGATTCGAAACGCCCCCTCTTACGTTACTTAGTCGATAAAAGAGAGGGCCTTCGCAACATTCATCCCAAAGAACTGCTCACATCCGACTTTTCTTGTTTGCACTCACCTTTCTCACTTCCCGATCTTTCGACGGCAGTAGAACTAATTCTATCATTTGTGAAGGAAGGAAAAAAAATCCTCCTCTATGGTGATAGGGATTCTGATGGAGTGAGTTCCACTTGTTTACTGGCCTTCTTTTTAAAATCACATCCCGCATTTTCTTCCATCAATTTAGAAGTGATGGTTTCCTCAGAAAGTGATCCTTACGGTCTTTGTAAGGAAGCACTAGTAAAAATCAAAAAAGTAAAACCAGACCTACTCATCACTCTCGACTTTGGATCAAGCCAAGCCGATGAAATTGAAGAACTTACGAATACAGGAATCAAGGTAATCGTTCTTGACCACCACGAAGTTCCTGTTCGTATCCCAACAAACTGCGCTTTGGTGAACCCAAGAAGAACAGATTCAGTATACCCTGAAAAAAAAATCTGCACGGCAGTGCTTTCCTTTAAATTAGTCACCGCTATTTTGTTTCGACTCAGTGATGAATTTGGAAAAATTTACAGGAAAATAGAATTAGAAGAAGAAACAGGTAAAAAAGAATCCATTTACTTTCAAAATGGAATTCGATTACAAGAAAAAATGACCACCTCACTATCTTTAGATGACACTTCGATATTCCCTTACCCTGAGGACTTTACAACGGCAATCCCAGTGGATTTGGAAAGAAAACTTTTCTTCTACCAATGTTCCAAGATCCCTGATTTTTTTACTGGAATGGAAGAAGAAACTGATTTAGCAGGAATTGGAACCATTACTGATATGATGCCTCTTATTGGGGAAAACAGGCATTTTGTTAAACTTGCATTAAACTCACTCACCAAACTCTATGTTGGTGATAAAAAACGAAAAGGTTTATCCGAACTTTTAAAAGAACTGAAACTGAGCCCCCAAGGTGTTACCACAAAAGATTTAGGTTGGTCGATAGGTCCGGTTTTAAATTCCGCTGGTCGGATGGGAAAAACGGAGGAAGCGGTTTCTTTGTTATTATCAGAAACTAGTTTGGAAGCTAAAACCAAGGCCAAACAACTTCTTTCCATCAATGAAGAAAGAAAAGAACGAACCAAACGCAATATGGACCGGGTGGAACGTTATTTCCAGAGAAAACCAGAACGAACCGCACACGAAGTCGTATTTTGTTATGAACCTGATATGGAACCCGGGGTCAGCGGAATTGTGGCCACTAGGATGGTGGATACTTACAAAAAACCTGCCATCTTTCTTGCACCTGACAATGGTGATGCGAGAGGAAGCATTCGTTCCTATGGTCCCGAAAATGTTTTAGAACTATTAGAATCTCTCTCTGACCATTTCCTACATTTCGGTGGGCACCCGGAAGCCGGCGGATTTTCTATCAAAATCGACCAAATCCCCGCCTTTGAATCCGCATTGTATCAGGCTGCTAAAGCTTGGTTGTCCGTTGACAAAGATAAACCCAAAGTTCATTCGATTGAAACAGATTTTACCGTCCTCACAGAAGAAATCGGTGAAAGATTACTCAAAGAATGGAAAGACTTGGAACCTTTTGGACAAGGGAATCCCGATATCAAACTTGCGATTAAAAATGCAAAAGCAATCCACCTAACTCCACTTAGTGGAGGAAAACATGTTCGATTCCATTTGATTGGAAGTGGTTCCTTAAAGTATATGATTTGGAATAAGGGCGAAGAATTCCAAAAGTTTATGTCAGAACATGGAAGTTTTGATTTGGTAGGAAGTTTGGAAGAGAATTTTTACCAAGGAAGAACCACTCTTCAATTTATCGTCGAGTGGTTTGGAATCACGGCAGAGAATCCTGCCGTATCAAACTAA
- the lexA gene encoding transcriptional repressor LexA — translation MKDLTEKQELVLQYISDTVREKGFPPTIREMGDQFGITAKGAYDHLKAIEKKGYIRTSKNQSRAIELLKGNAEEALLVRASGIPLLGQVAAGSPILAEENIEEYIAVPDGMAAKPGTFALRVKGDSMVEAGISDGDIAIIQKKDTARNGEIVVAMIENEATLKVFYKETDMIRLEPRNAKLKPIRTKKATIIGKLIGLYRIY, via the coding sequence ATGAAAGATCTCACGGAAAAACAAGAACTGGTCCTACAATACATTTCGGACACAGTCCGCGAGAAGGGTTTCCCTCCTACCATTCGTGAAATGGGCGACCAATTTGGCATCACAGCCAAAGGCGCCTATGACCATCTCAAGGCCATTGAAAAAAAAGGTTATATTCGCACTTCGAAAAACCAAAGCCGGGCCATCGAACTATTAAAAGGAAATGCGGAAGAGGCACTCCTCGTCCGAGCTTCGGGAATTCCCCTTCTTGGCCAAGTTGCCGCCGGTTCACCCATCTTAGCCGAGGAAAACATTGAAGAATACATTGCGGTTCCCGATGGAATGGCTGCCAAACCGGGAACTTTTGCCCTTCGGGTCAAAGGGGATTCCATGGTGGAAGCGGGGATCAGTGACGGGGATATTGCGATCATCCAAAAAAAAGACACGGCAAGAAACGGTGAGATCGTTGTTGCGATGATTGAAAACGAAGCCACTCTCAAAGTTTTTTATAAAGAAACAGATATGATCCGTCTCGAACCAAGAAATGCAAAATTGAAACCCATTCGTACCAAAAAGGCCACGATAATTGGAAAACTAATCGGTCTCTATCGTATTTACTGA
- a CDS encoding inorganic pyrophosphatase, whose amino-acid sequence MKPNYYVAHPWHGLELGPKAPDELDVFIELTPQDTVKYEIDKASGFIRVDRPQKYSNRSPTLYGFIPRTYSGEASGKHCSEVVGRPDIIGDGDPIDICVLSVNPITHGNMILTVIPIGGLRMIDKGEADDKIVAVLKGDEVFGQIKDISEVPKALINKLHHYFLTYKLDPNSPSTGTVEITEVYDRKEAIKVIQFGIEDYIKKFVTV is encoded by the coding sequence ATGAAACCTAATTATTACGTAGCACACCCTTGGCATGGATTAGAACTCGGACCAAAAGCACCAGATGAGTTGGATGTATTTATCGAACTCACTCCACAAGACACAGTTAAATATGAAATTGATAAAGCATCTGGTTTTATCCGTGTAGATAGACCTCAAAAGTATAGCAACCGTTCGCCGACTTTGTATGGGTTCATTCCAAGAACTTATTCCGGTGAAGCATCTGGGAAACATTGTTCGGAAGTAGTTGGCCGACCAGATATCATTGGAGACGGAGATCCTATTGACATTTGTGTACTCAGTGTGAATCCAATCACTCATGGTAATATGATTCTTACAGTAATTCCCATTGGTGGTCTTCGAATGATCGATAAAGGTGAAGCCGATGACAAAATTGTAGCTGTTCTAAAAGGGGACGAAGTGTTCGGCCAAATCAAAGACATTTCTGAGGTTCCAAAAGCCCTTATCAACAAACTCCACCATTATTTTTTAACTTACAAACTAGATCCAAATTCTCCTTCTACGGGAACTGTTGAAATTACAGAGGTATACGACCGTAAAGAAGCAATCAAAGTGATTCAGTTTGGAATTGAAGATTATATAAAGAAATTTGTAACTGTATGA
- a CDS encoding TolC family protein, whose amino-acid sequence MKSITKFLVLFLLGIHSYTVFPKEKAVYELHSKDELFFLGEDSRAQDSKEKWNLDELENFAVTSNPLYLREKQNIGMARGDIITASLYYNPIINMQQQFMGASANAATGKPETSIIYNQPFDMSGVIPQREKVAKQEFLGTIASFRDFDRLFRLRLRQNFWTYLYVTEQINYQKEFLENYQDLLDLTKLRAEKGDISFLEYDRLALERVQIEREYRNARILRAQVVKNLRVLIGISDLNSPLSIKGRLEFISTREFGIDLNDFDIEERPDLVALKIRQQRERMNIELKKREIIPPLTLGVEFLNKGNENVTGIYAATPLPLFDRKQGEILKSEESYKKLGFDVDAKRNEILSEISAAIKELQARESQLLDYQKMGLLEKNKEVQEKSRLAYIRGASNLVTFLEAEKNYLSVLRSYYEIIYLYYNALEGYKASIGKMDSSEF is encoded by the coding sequence ATGAAATCAATAACGAAGTTTTTGGTTTTATTCCTTCTTGGAATCCATTCATACACTGTTTTTCCAAAAGAAAAAGCAGTGTATGAACTTCACTCTAAGGATGAATTATTTTTTCTTGGTGAAGATTCCAGGGCCCAAGACTCCAAAGAAAAGTGGAATTTGGATGAGTTGGAAAACTTTGCTGTCACTAGTAATCCTTTGTATCTACGTGAAAAACAGAACATTGGGATGGCACGAGGTGATATTATCACGGCAAGTTTATATTATAATCCAATTATTAATATGCAACAGCAGTTTATGGGAGCCTCGGCTAATGCCGCAACAGGAAAACCAGAAACTTCAATCATTTACAACCAACCATTTGATATGAGTGGGGTGATTCCTCAGCGTGAGAAAGTCGCCAAACAAGAGTTCTTGGGAACCATTGCTAGTTTTCGCGACTTCGATCGTTTATTTCGATTACGTCTTCGCCAAAACTTTTGGACTTATCTTTATGTAACGGAACAAATCAATTACCAAAAAGAGTTTTTGGAAAATTACCAAGACCTTTTGGATTTAACCAAACTCAGAGCTGAAAAAGGCGATATTTCTTTTTTAGAGTATGATCGTTTGGCTTTGGAGCGGGTTCAAATCGAAAGGGAATACCGAAATGCAAGAATCCTTCGTGCGCAAGTAGTGAAAAACCTTCGAGTATTGATTGGGATTTCAGATTTAAATTCGCCATTGAGTATCAAAGGTAGGTTGGAATTTATTTCTACACGAGAGTTTGGGATTGATTTAAACGATTTTGATATTGAAGAAAGACCCGATTTGGTGGCTTTAAAAATTCGCCAACAAAGGGAAAGAATGAATATCGAATTAAAAAAACGAGAGATCATTCCACCGTTGACTTTGGGGGTTGAATTTTTAAACAAAGGAAATGAAAATGTTACCGGTATTTATGCGGCCACTCCACTTCCTTTATTTGATCGCAAACAAGGGGAAATCTTAAAGTCAGAAGAGTCCTATAAAAAATTAGGATTCGATGTGGATGCAAAACGGAACGAAATCCTTTCTGAGATTTCAGCGGCAATCAAAGAATTACAAGCACGAGAATCGCAATTATTGGATTACCAAAAAATGGGGCTCTTGGAAAAAAACAAAGAGGTACAAGAGAAGTCAAGACTTGCTTACATTCGAGGTGCATCCAATTTAGTAACTTTTTTGGAGGCGGAGAAAAACTATCTCAGTGTCCTTCGTAGTTATTATGAAATCATTTATCTCTATTACAATGCTTTGGAAGGATACAAAGCTTCTATCGGAAAGATGGATAGCTCGGAGTTTTAA
- a CDS encoding efflux RND transporter permease subunit, with amino-acid sequence MLEKIIQFSIHKRATVLVLTAALTIVGFYNALHLSIDAIPDVTNVQVSAVTSVPGLSPLEVEQFITYPIELEFNGMPKVTEIRSISRTGVSSVTVIFEDGTDIYFARQLVNERLKQAENFIPKSYGRPELSPIATGLGDIYEFALVSESHSPEELRTVMEWEVARQLRSVKGIIDVNVVGGDAKQFQIKIDPKRLLSHNLTLSLITEALEGANVNLGGGYIQKGEEQFVIRGESQFKSIDDIARLSVRTSRDGIPLTLGQIARVETGPALRFGLSTMNGKREVVGGTAMMLLGSNSLQVVSRVKEKMKEIESRLPQGMKIEVYYDRSEFIGRTLSTVFTNLVEAAIIVLVCLILTLGTVKGAFAVALAIPVSMMVATILMNAFGIVGNLMSLGALDFGLLVDGSIVMLESTLHGFLLRKSFLLSKTSAQDMEDGMEEVIMESCIKVVRASAFSVGIILLVYLPLMTLEGVEGRMFRPMAITVAFALGAALLYSITTFPALMSYIYKKPILHESAFWEKFQTKYAEVLTYGMKFKRQFTYAGIGVVLLSFMLASTLGSEFLPRIDEGEIAIDIKRLPSTAINHSRDLNLEMEKVILKFPEAVSVVSRQGRGESAAEPIGSEEGEMMVKLKPKKEWVSAHDREELMELMKNSVNNSVPSSYISLSQPIENRVNALLSGSKADIVIKIYGDDLKTLKSIADNYASKIKKIQGAADLRVQKLLGLPLLEIKMNRGNMARYGVRAEEILTTIETLRVGANAGKVYEGYKRFDLIVRLDADVTDIGVIENVPVMTELGGTVPLGQVTDITMTEGPAALYHEGLKRRILVEVNVRGRDMIGFVNDVQAATQSIESGLPQGYYVDWGGQFENFTRAKNRLAIVIPIAGAIIFAMLFIAFGSVYYALGVFILVPLSLSGGILSLVIRGLPFSIPAGVGFIAAAGISVLNGVVYASALKDQLKITRDPSKAVVEAAVYTLRAVATTELVAIIGFLPMAIASSAGAEVQRPLATVVMGGVLVATILSRFLLPIAFEFLVKLAQRQEIRQMERERKMNEYFVEEMKKYKASEVHDSHGHSHHYEADHHESQTEDDSKTNKQNQKSKKRGLK; translated from the coding sequence ATGTTAGAAAAAATCATTCAGTTTTCCATTCACAAACGGGCCACAGTTCTCGTTTTGACAGCAGCACTCACCATTGTTGGTTTTTACAATGCGCTGCACCTTTCAATCGATGCTATTCCTGATGTGACAAACGTACAGGTATCTGCAGTGACTTCGGTGCCTGGTCTTTCTCCTTTAGAGGTAGAACAATTTATCACTTACCCCATCGAACTTGAGTTTAACGGGATGCCTAAGGTAACAGAGATCCGGTCTATCTCAAGAACTGGTGTGAGTTCTGTGACTGTTATCTTCGAAGATGGAACGGATATCTATTTTGCAAGACAACTTGTAAATGAAAGGCTCAAACAAGCAGAGAACTTTATTCCGAAATCCTATGGAAGACCAGAACTTTCTCCCATTGCTACTGGTCTTGGCGATATTTATGAATTTGCACTAGTATCGGAAAGCCATTCTCCGGAAGAACTCCGCACGGTGATGGAATGGGAAGTGGCAAGACAACTTCGTTCTGTCAAAGGAATCATTGATGTGAACGTGGTGGGGGGAGATGCCAAACAGTTTCAAATTAAAATCGACCCCAAACGATTGTTATCTCATAATCTAACTCTCTCTCTGATCACAGAAGCACTTGAAGGTGCCAACGTCAATCTTGGCGGTGGGTACATCCAAAAAGGGGAAGAACAGTTTGTGATTCGAGGGGAAAGCCAATTTAAATCCATTGATGATATTGCGAGGCTTTCTGTAAGAACTTCAAGAGATGGAATTCCTTTGACACTGGGCCAAATTGCTCGAGTGGAAACGGGACCTGCCCTTCGTTTTGGACTGAGTACCATGAACGGCAAACGAGAAGTTGTGGGTGGGACTGCCATGATGTTACTCGGTAGTAACTCACTTCAAGTTGTGAGCCGAGTGAAAGAAAAAATGAAAGAGATTGAATCTCGTCTTCCCCAAGGGATGAAGATCGAAGTGTATTATGACCGCTCGGAATTCATTGGCCGAACTCTTTCCACAGTATTTACCAATTTGGTGGAAGCCGCTATCATTGTTCTTGTTTGTCTCATTTTAACTTTAGGAACCGTAAAAGGGGCATTTGCCGTCGCACTTGCCATTCCTGTTTCTATGATGGTGGCCACAATTTTAATGAATGCCTTTGGCATTGTGGGAAACTTAATGTCACTGGGAGCTCTCGACTTCGGTCTTCTTGTGGATGGTTCCATTGTGATGTTAGAGTCCACACTTCATGGATTTTTACTTCGTAAAAGTTTTCTTCTTTCGAAGACTTCAGCCCAAGACATGGAAGATGGAATGGAAGAAGTGATCATGGAGTCTTGTATCAAAGTGGTGCGGGCTTCCGCTTTTAGTGTGGGAATTATTTTACTAGTATATTTGCCACTTATGACATTAGAAGGTGTGGAAGGTAGGATGTTTCGTCCGATGGCAATCACCGTTGCTTTTGCGTTAGGTGCTGCTCTTCTTTATTCCATTACCACTTTCCCAGCCCTCATGTCGTATATTTATAAAAAACCAATTTTGCATGAGTCTGCATTTTGGGAAAAGTTTCAAACTAAGTATGCGGAAGTTCTAACTTATGGGATGAAGTTCAAACGCCAGTTTACTTATGCCGGGATCGGAGTTGTTTTGTTATCGTTTATGCTCGCATCCACTCTCGGTTCCGAATTTTTACCAAGGATTGATGAAGGAGAAATTGCCATCGACATCAAACGATTGCCTTCTACTGCCATCAATCACTCACGTGATTTGAATTTGGAAATGGAAAAGGTGATATTGAAATTTCCAGAAGCAGTGAGTGTTGTTTCAAGGCAAGGTCGGGGGGAATCGGCAGCAGAACCCATTGGTTCGGAAGAAGGAGAGATGATGGTCAAATTGAAACCCAAAAAAGAATGGGTTTCGGCACATGATAGAGAAGAGCTGATGGAACTCATGAAAAATTCTGTGAACAACAGTGTTCCTTCTTCCTACATCAGTTTGTCACAACCCATTGAAAACCGCGTCAATGCATTGTTATCCGGTTCCAAAGCAGATATCGTGATTAAAATTTATGGTGATGATTTAAAAACACTCAAATCCATTGCAGATAATTATGCATCCAAAATCAAAAAAATCCAAGGGGCTGCCGACTTACGAGTCCAAAAACTTTTAGGTTTACCACTTCTCGAAATCAAAATGAATCGTGGAAACATGGCGCGGTATGGGGTTCGTGCGGAAGAAATTCTCACAACCATCGAAACTCTTCGAGTGGGTGCCAATGCTGGAAAAGTTTACGAAGGTTACAAACGCTTTGATTTGATTGTTCGTTTGGATGCAGACGTAACTGACATCGGTGTCATCGAAAACGTTCCCGTAATGACGGAACTCGGTGGAACAGTTCCTCTTGGTCAGGTCACAGACATTACGATGACAGAAGGACCAGCTGCTCTTTATCACGAAGGCTTGAAACGAAGGATCCTTGTGGAAGTAAACGTTCGTGGGCGAGATATGATTGGATTTGTAAATGATGTACAAGCAGCGACACAGTCGATTGAATCAGGATTACCGCAAGGATACTATGTGGATTGGGGTGGCCAGTTTGAAAACTTCACTCGTGCTAAGAATCGACTTGCCATAGTGATTCCCATTGCAGGTGCCATTATTTTTGCGATGCTTTTTATAGCTTTTGGAAGTGTTTATTATGCATTGGGAGTCTTTATTTTAGTGCCTTTGTCACTTTCAGGAGGAATCCTTTCCCTTGTCATTCGAGGCCTCCCATTTTCCATTCCAGCTGGAGTTGGATTCATTGCGGCAGCCGGTATATCAGTGTTAAACGGGGTTGTTTATGCTTCGGCTCTTAAGGACCAATTAAAGATCACCCGTGATCCTTCTAAAGCAGTTGTGGAAGCTGCTGTGTATACCTTACGTGCTGTTGCTACCACAGAACTTGTTGCCATCATTGGATTTTTACCCATGGCCATTGCATCAAGTGCAGGAGCAGAGGTGCAAAGACCACTGGCAACGGTGGTAATGGGTGGAGTTCTTGTGGCAACGATCTTATCACGTTTTCTTCTGCCCATTGCCTTTGAGTTTTTAGTCAAACTAGCACAACGTCAAGAGATCAGGCAAATGGAAAGGGAACGTAAAATGAATGAATACTTTGTAGAAGAGATGAAAAAATACAAAGCATCAGAAGTCCACGATTCCCACGGACATTCGCATCATTATGAAGCGGATCATCACGAATCACAAACGGAAGATGATTCCAAAACAAATAAACAAAATCAGAAATCTAAAAAAAGAGGACTTAAATGA
- a CDS encoding bactofilin family protein, which produces MKDESIDTIISDDITFRGTLSFNQTLKIKGQFKGTITSQGKLIIDETGDVEADVEVGSLVVHGNLKGNVDAKEKVELKKNGKVVGDIKTPGLEVEFGSKIIGNCIM; this is translated from the coding sequence ATGAAAGACGAATCTATAGACACCATCATTAGCGACGACATCACGTTTCGCGGAACCCTTTCCTTCAACCAAACATTGAAAATCAAAGGGCAGTTCAAAGGCACAATCACTTCTCAAGGCAAACTCATCATCGATGAAACAGGCGATGTAGAAGCAGATGTAGAAGTAGGAAGCCTTGTAGTTCACGGAAACCTCAAAGGAAATGTGGATGCAAAAGAAAAGGTAGAACTTAAAAAAAATGGTAAGGTAGTTGGAGATATCAAAACACCGGGACTCGAAGTAGAATTCGGTTCCAAAATTATTGGCAATTGCATCATGTAA
- a CDS encoding LA_1448 family UV-C exposure upregulated protein translates to MSKHLFFFPTLLILSLILSCAPKKQDISAYDLKRVLERFAQNRIQTGLMADTKRPAPTDSALFEEACEVYRLSIPEAKKMLKKENKALYESIYGNE, encoded by the coding sequence ATGTCGAAACATCTCTTCTTTTTCCCAACTCTTCTCATTTTATCCCTCATCCTTTCTTGCGCTCCCAAAAAACAAGATATCTCTGCCTATGATTTGAAACGAGTTTTGGAGCGATTTGCGCAAAATCGAATCCAAACAGGACTTATGGCAGACACCAAACGACCTGCACCAACTGACAGTGCTCTGTTCGAAGAGGCGTGCGAAGTATACCGGCTGTCGATCCCGGAAGCCAAAAAAATGTTAAAAAAAGAAAACAAGGCCTTATACGAGTCAATTTATGGAAATGAATAA